The genome window GCCTTGGGAATCCTGGAGTGGGGTCACAGTGAGACTCTGGGCAGCCTGGGAGGCAGAAGCCACAAAGGTCAGGAGGGACTCAGTTTCTGGCCTCTGTTCCCCACCGCTCAGTCCTATCAGCTCCTGGGTTACCCGAGCTTCAGTCGCCAGCCACTCTGCTCCTGTGCCAGCACCGCCTCCACCTCTTTCCTTGGTTTGCTGCTGCAAGCGTCTTCGGGCGCGCCGCCGCCCCTGCCACACACGGTGCCACAAGGCACAGCGCAGGCTCACTGAAGAGGAGAGCAATAcccccttccctgtctcaccCTGAGACCTTTCTTGGGCTGCTTCAGGTCCCTTGGGCCCCTGCTCTGCCAGCACTGCATGCTGTGGCTGCCCTTCTTCTCCAGTAGCTAGGTGCTTTCCAGTTGTCAGGGGCAGTTCCTGTGGCTGTCCAGAACTCGGCATGGCCCAGTCCTGCACCGTCTCTCCGGGCTCTATAACCATTTCTTCCACCCCATCGTCACAGTGGTCCCCCACACATCCCtgctgttcctctttcccctcctcaCAACTCTTTTGCTCTCcatctagtttcaatcttttgcttGTCCCTCCCTGAGGAGACTCCTCAGTTGCTCCTCCTGATCGTGGTCTCTTGGTTCCCTGTTCTATATGGCACCCCAGTGCTTCCCTTAACACCTGGACCAGAGCAGCTGTGAGCTGGGTGAAGGGAGCAAGGGGTAAGGGGATGGGTGTAGCAGACAGCAGGGAACTCGGGGAGCTGGGCTGCAGAAGGGGGAGCAGCCCCCAGTCCCGACCCCGGGAGGAACGGTGCTGATACTGGAGGCTTCGGCAGTAATTGGCAGCTGCTCGGCAGCAGTTCTGTAAACGCCCAGCTACCCGGCTGGTCACATTGGCTGCGACATTGTGACTCAGGTCAAAAGGATCCTGGAGATTCATGGGACCGAGGCGCAGACCCTCCCAGAGACGAGAGGGCAGGCCCCCTACCACAGGCAGTGCCTGACCCTCCCGCAGGGACAGCAATGAGCCACGAAGATCCCAGCAAGAGACACAGGAGAAGAACTGGGCTAGCAAGGAACCtggaagagaaggaagatggGGTCACTTAGAGATGGGAACTGACACTGAGACAGGTCCTGCACCAGAGCCATTTCCTTAACAGGACGTTCTTTTTCCCCTCTGAGGGACTCAGAAGAGCACCAAAAAGCCAGGCTTCTCTGACCCCTACAAACAAGAGGGCAAGtctctctccccacacccccagcaaCACCCTTCTCCAGATGCTGCTCCTGCCCCTGGCTAGTAGTATAACCTTGGGCATGCCACTTAATTGCTCCAAGGCatggtttcttcctctgtaaaatggcaataacagTATTAACTATcccacagggttgctgtgagaacCATGCCTGGCATGGGAAGTGTTATGTATGTTTCTGACTGCTGTTATTAACATCATTACTAGTCCTCTACCAGGCTCTCCAAACTCACTGAGGGTCTCCACATTAGTGCTGGGTTCCAGTCTCGAGGCGTCCCTGGGGAAACTACAGTCCCAGCCATCAACTTCCACCTGTTCCCCCTCATCTGTGAAAATAAAGAAGGTGAGTGAAGGTCAGCCTGGAAGCAGGAAGATGGGGGGGTAGGTGAGGACTCATTCCCGGGGTAGCTCAGTGTGTCTCAgtgtgaagaggaggaggagatgaagCTGAGGAGACAGCAGGGGTGGAGGCTGGGCTGCAGTACCTGCTTTCTGGATGAGCTGAGACACAGTGGGCAACACAGGAGGGTCCCTGGTCTGAAGGAAATAGATCACCAGCAAGGTCAGGGCATAGTTATTGAGAAGAGGGCCACTCCCTGGGTAAATAATCAATAATTTCAATTAGATCAGAGGTGCTTCCAATCCGCTTGGTAGTTTTCTCAACCCAGGCTCCTGTTCCTACCTCCCTGCTCTCCCTGAATCCCTGCCTTTGTACTGACCCCAGCTCAGCCCCAGGTCTATCCTGATTCATTCTCACCTGACAGCCCCCGACCCTGAGCCCAGCAGCGGAGGGTGTACACGAGGGGCCGGACTCGTCCATCCAGCTCTGAGCAGAGACTCAGGAAACGGGAGTTATGCAGGGCCAGCCTGggacaaaggggaaaaaaggtgtTAGGGCCAGGAAACCCTGGGAACCTATCACCCCCAGCTCTCATTCCAGACTTGTACAACTGGGCCAGCTGGAATAAGGCCAAGAGAGGCCTTCCCAAAGTGTTGCTGAAACACCACTGTGAGAGGGTGTGCAAAAGAAAGTCAAACGAGTCTGGGGAACACTACATCCTATATACCCATCTTGGACATTCACAGGGCATGTTGTTATAAGACTgctcagagcctttaatatgaaaagaaacaaagacagaaaggtagggagaaagggaggaaaggagaaagagagggaaagaagaagcAGGGGATGGGAGAAACCTGTTTGCGTTTAACCtagcattttccaaatttattcaaCCACAGAACTCTTTTCTACATCCCTTAAAAATAGTATTCCAAGGAACACACTTCTTAAACATTGAAATAGAAGTCAGACATGACAAGATATATGGCAGAAAGAGGGATAGGACCAGACAAGGACAAATTCAAGATTCAGCAGGTGTAGGAGCTCCCAAGCCAGGACTCCCTCTTCACCCACTCCATAATTCTCAGCTGGCCTTCCCCAACTCCCACCCCCAAACAAAGGTACCGGTTACTGAGGGAGATATCACCGTGGAGACCCGAAGGCCGATGGCAGAACTTGACCACAGGGCGCCGGGCCGAGGGCACAGTTTGGACTCGGTACACCCCGGGAACACAGCCCCGGAGAATGGATCCCACCAGCTCCAGCATTGCTACcccttctgtcttctcccccttTAGGGCCTCCGCTAGTTCCAGGGCTTTCCCCATGTCCCCCTCTCTCCTGTCCTCCTGCAGTGGTGAGGCTGGAGGCAAGGACTGGGGAGAAGCAGGGGTCTCAGAGGCCAAAGCAGAGTCTGGAGTCCGGGGCaccagggaggaggaaggggtttCAAAGTCCAGGGCTTCAGAATCTTGGGGAGAAGCTGGAGGCTGTGAGTCTGGAGGGGAGGCTGGGGTGCAGGCCAGGGCTTGAGGATCCAATGGGGAAGCAAGGGCCGAGTCCAAGGATGGAGACTCTGGAGGCTTTGGGGCCGGCTGTGGACAGAAATGAGCTGAGTGACTGCCTCTCCTGCATCCCCTAACCAGGAATCATCCCTGTCCCCAAGATGtctattttttcctgcttattagCTGCCAGGCCcttttttaaagactttacataaattaactcatttaatcctcacagcaagcctttatttaaattaaaataaccttTTAATTCCATAAAATAAATGGTCTACATTCTGCAAGAATGTCactgtcatgaaagacaaagtaGAGGAGCTATTCCAGATTAAAGCTATTCCAGATTATTCCAATGACAGTCCATTGTCAGGACAGCTGACAAAATTAGAGTATGgactgtagattttttttcttttaactcacacacacactcacacactcacacacctggACTGTAGATTAAAGTCTTGTAAAGTTTTACAACTTTACCAGTGTAACATTTCTTCAACTTGAACCTTTGTTCTTAGGTAACAGACATTGCAGTATTAAGGGGTAAAGTGGCATGATGTGTGCAATTCTCTCAAAgaattcagaaagagagagagagagagtgtgtgtgtgtgtgtgtgtagaaagagaaaaagaataaaaaagacttttttaaaaaaaataacccctgtaaaaaaaaaaaaaaaaatacgggccgagcccgtggcgcactcgggagggtgcggcgctgggagcacagcgacaccccgctgcgggttcggatcctatataaggatggccggtgcgctcactggctgagtgccggtcatgaaaaagacaaaaaaaaaaaaaaaacctgttataacaccaaggtcaaaggtttggttccttgtaccagtcagccaccaaaaacaaaacaaaacaaaacaaaaagccgtTTTGTCAGGACAGGAAATATATGAGAACTCTACTTTCtgttcagttttgctgtgaacataaaactgctctgaaaaataaaacgTGTTTATTGgcttcccataccagccagctgccaaaaaaactaaaaattaaaaatttttttttttttttaaaaagatgaccggtaagggtatctcaacccttggcttggtgttgtcagcaccatgctcagccagtgagctaaccggccatccctatataggatccgaacccgtggccttagtgttatcagcacctcactctaccgagtgagccacgggccggccctaaaaattaaaaattttttaaaattcaaaacaataaaaaaatctgtttagcaccggcccgtggctcacttgggtgagcgtggtgctgacaacaccaagtcaagggttaagatccccttaccggtcatcttttaaaaaaaaaaaaagagggccgaccccgtggctcactcgggagaatgcggcgctgggagtgccaaagccacgggttcggatcctatatagggatggccggtgcgctcactggctgagcgcggtgcgggcgacaccaagccaaggttacgatccccttaccggtcacaaaaaaaagaaaagaaaaaaaatctgtttaaaaataataataacccattCCTATTCCAAAACAGAATCCGTACGTTAGGtgttagaaaatacagataagcaaaaaCATAACCCCAAAATTACCTTattgtatatctttttacatattttacttcCTAAATAAGATATTGTAAATAgccttttgaaatgttttttctcattaCAATTGCCATCTATCCCATGTCAATTTATTTTCACCCTATCTAACCCATCCATCTTGATATCTCTCCAATTACAATAACCATTTCAAGTAGGtcctattttccccattttactgataaggaacTGAGGCAGAAAGAGGGAGAGTACTTGCCCACAATCACATGACCATTCTTACTTCTCAGCTGCCTCCCTGGTCACTCACCTGGGGCTCTTCCAAGTCACCCAGATCCAAGAAGAGGTCAAGATCACAGCCATGGACATCAAAGCTGTTTATGGAAGAGCCAAAAGGATGGACCACACAGCCTGGGTGCCAAGCAGAGAATAAATGTCAAGAGACATGAGGGAGGAGCAGGGGGTAGAAGAACATAACGGGGTACAAAGAAGGCAGAGCAACCAAACACTTCCAGCTGACGGAGGTCTGGGGATGCAGTCACGGGGCAGTGAAGGAAGGGAGGGCTCAGATATAGTAGGGGAGGTGACTTACCAGGGAAGAACTCTGTGAAGACCTCCTGCATCAGGGCCACCACCAGGCTCCGAAGCTGCCGCTCAGCCTCGGACAACTCCCTCAGCCCTACGAGCTTTACCATTTGTGCCCCCACATCTGCAGCCTCAGCAAGTGCTCTAGCCAGCTGGTGACTGTCATGGGTTGCTCCTTTGGGGGATTTGGAGGCCGGGCTCTGGAAATTCTTCTGTTCTCGTGGCCGGACACGCAGACGATGTCCTGCCAGGCTGTGCTGGGACTGTGACAAGACAGCCTCCCGAGCACCCACATCCACCATCTCCACAATGGCAAAGAGTCCCTGGAAAACCACAATGGGCAGGCATGATGGCTTTAGAACCAAAAATCCAAGCACACGGTCTGATAGTGAACAACAATGTTTGAAATGGGGACTGTCCTATAAATTGGGAATATTTGCTTGCTGTTCTCATAACAGGGAACATAGTTAGAAAAGCAATTCTTTCCCTCACTCCTATACCATATATTTTACTCTCACCCCAGTCTGACTCTGAAAAATCTcattttacctattttattgTCCCCTACTCTTCCCAATGATGTGACCTCACAGGTTATACTATGACCCACCCCCTAACGTTTCCTGGTTTAATtcaattcttttaacatttatttagaatccatgaggactggccagttagttcagttggttagcatgcagtgttgtaacacaaaggtcaaggattcagatccccataccagctagccacaaaaaaaaaaaaaaaaaaaaaaaacggaatcCATGTAATGAACAGTGTGCTGGgcataaatataaacacataaatCCTTTCAAGGAACTTACCACCTAGGAATAACAGCAATATGAGAGGTGTGGTACTATGATTTGGTTGGGTTTAATGATACTGGGCcatattttttttaaggtaaaacaTTATCAGGAGCAGGAAAAACATGACTGCTTTGGGGCAAAAGTCCATATTCTTTTATATCCTCCCGAGTGGTAAAGGTGGAGCCTCATCCTGTTTATAAAAAGGTACCTTCCACAGTCATCATATAGTAGTGGCATAGACACAGAAATGCAGATGGAGGGAATGGAATTGAGACCCAAAAGTAAACCCATACAtctatagtcaactgattttcaacaa of Cynocephalus volans isolate mCynVol1 chromosome 4, mCynVol1.pri, whole genome shotgun sequence contains these proteins:
- the TUT1 gene encoding speckle targeted PIP5K1A-regulated poly(A) polymerase, encoding MAAVDSDVESLPRGGFRCCLCHVTTANRPSLNAHLGGRKHRRLVELRAARKAQGLRSVFVSGFPRDMDSAQLFQYFQAFGPVASVVMDKDKGLFAIVEMVDVGAREAVLSQSQHSLAGHRLRVRPREQKNFQSPASKSPKGATHDSHQLARALAEAADVGAQMVKLVGLRELSEAERQLRSLVVALMQEVFTEFFPGCVVHPFGSSINSFDVHGCDLDLFLDLGDLEEPQPAPKPPESPSLDSALASPLDPQALACTPASPPDSQPPASPQDSEALDFETPSSSLVPRTPDSALASETPASPQSLPPASPLQEDRREGDMGKALELAEALKGEKTEGVAMLELVGSILRGCVPGVYRVQTVPSARRPVVKFCHRPSGLHGDISLSNRLALHNSRFLSLCSELDGRVRPLVYTLRCWAQGRGLSGSGPLLNNYALTLLVIYFLQTRDPPVLPTVSQLIQKADEGEQVEVDGWDCSFPRDASRLEPSTNVETLSSLLAQFFSCVSCWDLRGSLLSLREGQALPVVGGLPSRLWEGLRLGPMNLQDPFDLSHNVAANVTSRVAGRLQNCCRAAANYCRSLQYQHRSSRGRDWGLLPLLQPSSPSSLLSATPIPLPLAPFTQLTAALVQVLREALGCHIEQGTKRPRSGGATEESPQGGTSKRLKLDGEQKSCEEGKEEQQGCVGDHCDDGVEEMVIEPGETVQDWAMPSSGQPQELPLTTGKHLATGEEGQPQHAVLAEQGPKGPEAAQERSQGETGKGVLLSSSVSLRCALWHRVWQGRRRARRRLQQQTKERGGGGAGTGAEWLATEARVTQELIGLSGGEQRPETESLLTFVASASQAAQSLTVTPLQDSQGLFPDLYHFLQVFLPQALRNLLK